One window of Desulfobacca acetoxidans DSM 11109 genomic DNA carries:
- a CDS encoding 30S ribosomal protein S27ae codes for MKPGAAIMKLTAMGFRFKMNGDKIRYDWCGKGKPDMEAVAPLFEAIKAERDAAILFLRVYCPRCGGCVFYSDHTGEQHCAKCEPPDWNCIEKLFPYTAGVCH; via the coding sequence ATGAAACCCGGTGCAGCAATCATGAAGCTTACGGCAATGGGTTTTCGCTTCAAGATGAATGGTGACAAGATTCGCTATGACTGGTGCGGCAAGGGCAAACCGGACATGGAAGCGGTGGCGCCATTATTTGAAGCCATCAAGGCCGAGCGGGACGCCGCCATTCTGTTTTTGCGGGTGTACTGCCCAAGATGCGGCGGCTGCGTGTTCTACTCCGACCACACTGGCGAGCAGCACTGCGCCAAGTGCGAACCGCCGGACTGGAATTGCATTGAGAAGCTATTCCCGTATACGGCAGGCGTGTGTCATTAA
- a CDS encoding DUF1599 domain-containing protein: protein MTFEMVLKQMQAVHEAKNADYGNSFELAADLLGRPVVEVLLSRMIDKVSRAANLVRSGQAAVADESLADTLLDLANYSVLAMLALRDRGAVEYSR from the coding sequence ATGACTTTCGAAATGGTCTTGAAGCAGATGCAGGCGGTTCACGAAGCCAAGAACGCCGACTATGGCAATTCTTTTGAACTGGCGGCAGACCTCTTAGGGCGGCCCGTGGTGGAAGTGTTGCTCAGCAGGATGATCGACAAGGTAAGCCGGGCTGCTAACCTGGTGCGCAGCGGACAGGCGGCGGTGGCCGATGAGAGTCTTGCTGACACTCTTCTTGATCTGGCAAATTACTCAGTGCTGGCGATGCTGGCTCTGCGAGATCGGGGTGCGGTTGAATATTCTCGTTGA
- a CDS encoding transcriptional coactivator p15/PC4 family protein gives MEKPLVTVNKNTKERYHFSIREYQGHKFVDVRLHFLADDEQSWHPTKKGITVLPSLWRDFRAALDQVEAELVRRKLIER, from the coding sequence ATGGAAAAACCCTTGGTAACAGTGAATAAGAACACAAAAGAACGATACCATTTTAGCATCAGGGAGTATCAAGGCCACAAGTTCGTTGACGTGCGGCTGCACTTCCTGGCCGATGATGAGCAGAGTTGGCACCCCACAAAAAAGGGGATTACTGTATTACCTTCTCTTTGGCGTGATTTCAGGGCGGCCCTAGACCAGGTCGAGGCTGAACTCGTTAGGAGGAAGTTGATTGAGCGGTGA
- a CDS encoding primase-helicase zinc-binding domain-containing protein, whose translation MNLLSLCQADTELKKVATTKGVEYAGACPWCGGNDRFRVWPETGRYWCRGCGKKGDVIQYLRDKRGLSFPDACRVAGREDKLNGGRAGGRGPSTGARSAARPTEGPGPWKPKTSSLPGEQWQEQAGKLVEYAAGKLNSDTWAYLNGRGLADDTIQARRLGLLPAEKYVKRGPWGLPKQLTQHDREKDLWLPAGVVIPYFIGGKVARVRIRRQEAVEDRYWNVSGSYMGPMVLGPEGDVIIVVESELDGFLLAQDCGDMAGVVALGNAQSKPDTGSAAILAKSKLILVALDADQAGAVASWQWWLKTFTQARRWPPVGGKDPGEMWQAWVDLKAWVGAGIDEYKTINRIISNSYK comes from the coding sequence ATGAATTTACTTTCTCTTTGTCAGGCAGATACAGAACTGAAAAAGGTGGCGACCACCAAGGGCGTCGAATATGCCGGGGCATGTCCGTGGTGCGGCGGGAATGACAGGTTTAGGGTATGGCCGGAAACCGGGCGGTATTGGTGCCGGGGCTGTGGCAAAAAAGGGGACGTTATTCAATATCTCAGGGATAAGCGGGGGCTGTCATTTCCGGATGCCTGCCGAGTAGCTGGCCGGGAAGATAAGTTGAACGGCGGGAGAGCTGGGGGCCGGGGGCCGTCCACCGGGGCGAGATCGGCGGCGAGGCCCACAGAGGGGCCGGGGCCGTGGAAACCTAAGACCTCTTCTTTGCCGGGTGAACAATGGCAGGAGCAGGCCGGGAAACTGGTAGAGTATGCGGCGGGCAAGCTGAACAGCGATACATGGGCATATCTAAACGGGCGGGGGCTGGCCGATGATACCATACAGGCCCGGCGGTTGGGGCTGTTACCGGCTGAGAAATACGTCAAGCGGGGGCCGTGGGGGTTGCCGAAACAGCTAACCCAGCATGACAGAGAAAAAGATCTCTGGCTTCCTGCCGGGGTAGTCATTCCCTATTTCATCGGCGGCAAGGTGGCCCGGGTACGGATACGGCGGCAAGAGGCCGTGGAAGATCGGTATTGGAATGTGTCAGGTTCTTACATGGGGCCGATGGTATTAGGGCCGGAAGGGGATGTTATCATAGTGGTGGAAAGCGAACTTGATGGCTTTCTTCTTGCCCAGGACTGCGGCGACATGGCCGGGGTAGTTGCTCTTGGCAATGCTCAGAGTAAACCGGACACCGGGTCGGCGGCTATTCTGGCAAAAAGCAAGTTGATACTTGTGGCCCTGGACGCTGACCAGGCCGGGGCCGTGGCAAGCTGGCAGTGGTGGCTAAAGACCTTCACCCAGGCCCGGCGGTGGCCGCCTGTGGGCGGTAAAGACCCCGGCGAAATGTGGCAGGCATGGGTTGACCTCAAGGCATGGGTAGGGGCAGGCATTGACGAATATAAAACTATAAACCGTATTATATCGAATAGTTATAAATAA
- a CDS encoding ERCC4 domain-containing protein: MRLNILVDTREQVPFSFGGYDVAVEPAALPVGDYSLPGFVDRVAIERKELNDLIACLMDKNRDRFERELAKGKSYELFAVVVEAALEDVRRGDYRSAMKPHAALQSLCAFQVRYRVPFVWAGDRQGAEYMTFSLLAKYLREIEERYKQAVKGGNYGKTLGNSE; encoded by the coding sequence GTGCGGTTGAATATTCTCGTTGACACCAGGGAACAGGTGCCTTTCTCTTTTGGCGGCTATGACGTGGCTGTGGAACCGGCGGCCCTGCCAGTGGGGGATTACTCTTTGCCCGGTTTTGTGGACCGTGTGGCTATTGAACGTAAGGAGTTAAACGACCTGATTGCCTGTTTGATGGATAAAAACCGGGACCGGTTTGAAAGGGAACTCGCGAAAGGAAAAAGCTATGAGCTTTTTGCCGTGGTAGTGGAAGCGGCCCTTGAGGACGTGAGGCGGGGGGACTATCGCAGTGCCATGAAACCCCACGCAGCCCTACAGAGCCTGTGTGCTTTTCAAGTGCGCTACCGGGTGCCGTTCGTATGGGCGGGGGACCGGCAGGGGGCTGAGTATATGACCTTTTCCCTCTTGGCGAAATATCTGAGGGAAATTGAGGAACGCTATAAACAGGCCGTGAAAGGCGGGAATTATGGAAAAACCCTTGGTAACAGTGAATAA
- a CDS encoding AAA family ATPase gives MADKIINIADEARQRIKAEKLQNEHGIKTITGADLAGKVFPPIRWAVPGLLPEGYGILGGRPKIGKSWLAFDIALAVASGGYAIGSNEYPVDPGTALYLALEDHERRLQERQAVLLNGQAGGPERLHLTTEWKRLHEGGIEALEAYLTAYNDCRLVTVDTLARVKPRLKRGADAYENDMEIGGKLQAIAHKYHVCLLAVHHTRKSKSETGDFIDELAGSTGITGAPDFVAQLSRGRRENTGILEITGKDIPEIELALKFENCLWTYLGNAKEVRISQNQETILNCLKNSSEPLKPKEISQMTDIGENYVKNILKILLDTELIKKTGYGKYCI, from the coding sequence ATGGCTGACAAAATTATCAATATCGCTGATGAGGCCAGGCAAAGAATAAAGGCCGAGAAATTACAGAATGAGCACGGGATTAAAACTATCACCGGGGCCGACCTGGCCGGCAAAGTGTTCCCACCAATACGGTGGGCCGTCCCTGGACTACTGCCGGAAGGATACGGGATACTCGGGGGCCGTCCAAAGATCGGGAAGTCATGGCTTGCTTTTGACATTGCCTTGGCGGTTGCCAGCGGCGGCTATGCTATCGGCAGTAACGAATATCCGGTTGACCCGGGAACGGCTCTTTATCTTGCCTTGGAAGATCACGAGCGCCGACTTCAAGAGCGCCAAGCGGTTTTACTCAATGGGCAGGCCGGGGGGCCGGAACGGTTGCACCTTACAACGGAATGGAAGCGGTTGCACGAGGGCGGCATAGAGGCCCTGGAAGCATATCTCACAGCTTACAACGACTGCCGACTTGTCACAGTGGATACCTTGGCAAGAGTGAAACCCAGGCTTAAACGTGGGGCCGATGCCTATGAAAATGATATGGAGATCGGCGGGAAATTACAGGCCATTGCCCACAAATATCATGTATGCCTCTTGGCCGTCCACCATACCAGGAAAAGCAAGTCTGAAACCGGGGATTTTATAGACGAACTGGCAGGAAGCACCGGGATAACCGGAGCACCGGACTTTGTTGCACAGCTTTCTAGGGGGCGGCGGGAAAATACCGGGATACTCGAAATTACCGGGAAGGATATTCCAGAGATCGAGCTTGCACTTAAATTTGAAAACTGCCTTTGGACATATTTAGGCAATGCTAAGGAAGTAAGAATTAGTCAAAACCAGGAAACTATTTTAAATTGCTTGAAAAATTCGAGCGAACCATTGAAACCGAAAGAAATTTCTCAAATGACAGACATAGGCGAAAACTACGTGAAAAACATTCTAAAAATACTGTTAGATACTGAATTAATTAAGAAAACAGGATACGGAAAATACTGTATATAA